In Lujinxingia sediminis, a single genomic region encodes these proteins:
- a CDS encoding DUF2306 domain-containing protein, which produces MANHRSPQDSFELYQRVVWFFTTVVAYVTASSVIYILISHGFLTRSEPLSSEVFAGRHRLNNLILGVHILTALPPLMLGPFNFIRRYLRTRYHRWSGWVYVVTIFVSSITGFALATANAYGIFAKLGFATLAVVWFFTTWMALKTALARRLREHREWMLRSYLITLAVVTVRMLPHPAFLTLDQWYPFITWLCWVPNLILAELYIRATTYKGRLRSDWRARLFARRSAPGR; this is translated from the coding sequence ATGGCCAACCACCGCTCCCCTCAAGACTCCTTTGAGCTCTACCAGCGCGTCGTCTGGTTCTTCACCACGGTCGTGGCCTACGTGACCGCCTCCTCGGTGATTTATATCCTCATCTCCCACGGGTTTCTCACCCGCTCCGAGCCCCTCTCCTCCGAGGTCTTTGCCGGCCGGCACCGCCTGAACAACCTGATCCTGGGCGTGCACATCCTCACCGCGCTCCCGCCGCTGATGCTCGGTCCTTTTAACTTCATCCGCCGCTACCTGCGCACCCGCTACCACCGCTGGTCGGGCTGGGTCTACGTGGTCACCATCTTCGTCAGCAGCATCACCGGCTTCGCGCTGGCCACGGCCAACGCGTACGGCATCTTCGCAAAGCTCGGCTTTGCCACCCTGGCGGTCGTCTGGTTCTTCACCACCTGGATGGCCCTTAAAACCGCCCTCGCCAGGCGCCTGCGCGAGCACCGCGAGTGGATGCTGCGCAGCTACCTTATCACCCTGGCCGTGGTCACGGTGCGCATGCTCCCCCACCCCGCCTTTCTCACCCTGGATCAGTGGTACCCCTTCATCACCTGGCTCTGCTGGGTCCCCAACCTGATCCTCGCGGAACTCTACATCCGCGCCACCACCTACAAGGGGCGACTGCGCTCGGACTGGCGCGCGCGGCTTTTTGCCCGGCGATCAGCTCCCGGACGCTGA
- a CDS encoding DMT family transporter — protein MGAGFDLLSQAIKVLPASSAYGIWVGIWVGIGAVGTAILGMLVYGDSTSPLRWLSIVLVVPGLAGLKLTT, from the coding sequence ATGGGCGCAGGCTTCGATCTGCTCTCCCAGGCCATAAAGGTGCTCCCGGCCAGCTCAGCCTACGGCATCTGGGTCGGCATCTGGGTCGGCATCGGCGCGGTGGGCACGGCCATCCTCGGGATGCTGGTCTACGGTGACAGCACCTCCCCCCTGCGCTGGCTCAGCATTGTGCTGGTCGTGCCGGGCCTGGCCGGCCTCAAACTCACCACCTGA
- a CDS encoding type IV toxin-antitoxin system AbiEi family antitoxin domain-containing protein, producing MDTSQTSSPSWDQLFDIAAAQSGHFTTQQAAEAGYSPQLLAHHLGNGKIFRVRRGIYRLTHYPADEHEELVVIWLWSEQQGVFSHQTALSLHQLSDALPAGIEITLPASWRKRRLRTPSGVTTYYADIKPEEREWFGPVPVTSPARTLRDCALADLSLELLRQATHEALERGFVSKTELEEVLSVLEPFGGLMP from the coding sequence ATGGACACCTCACAGACATCATCCCCCAGTTGGGACCAACTCTTCGACATTGCCGCAGCTCAAAGTGGCCACTTTACCACCCAGCAGGCCGCCGAAGCCGGCTATTCCCCTCAGCTTCTGGCTCACCACCTGGGTAACGGAAAGATTTTTCGTGTTCGCCGCGGCATCTATCGCCTGACCCACTATCCGGCAGACGAGCACGAAGAACTCGTCGTGATCTGGCTCTGGTCTGAGCAGCAGGGGGTCTTCTCCCACCAGACCGCCCTGAGCCTGCATCAGCTCTCCGACGCGCTCCCCGCAGGCATTGAAATCACACTTCCCGCGAGTTGGCGCAAACGACGGCTGCGCACGCCCTCAGGCGTCACGACCTACTACGCCGACATCAAACCTGAGGAGCGCGAGTGGTTCGGCCCGGTCCCGGTGACGTCACCGGCCCGCACACTGCGCGACTGCGCCCTGGCAGACCTTTCGTTGGAGCTTCTTCGACAGGCGACGCACGAAGCGCTGGAGCGCGGTTTTGTATCGAAGACGGAGCTCGAGGAGGTATTGAGCGTGTTGGAGCCTTTTGGGGGGCTTATGCCTTAA
- a CDS encoding SLC13 family permease, whose product MAPTPKKSPSPSTLRSVGLIAGPVVFFLIMLGQGIEGLSEAGTAALAITLLMAIWWLTEAIPIYVTALVPIVLFPLTGVLPAAETTLNYGHELIYLFLGGFLLSIAVEKWHLHRRVALSIIAKVGFEPARLVLGFMVATGFLSMWISNTASAMMMVPIGLAVVTQVAALTERHQPEIDTSPGGFHFGMSLMLGIAYSASIGGIATIIGSPPNAIFVGYVDRVHGTTISFLQWMYYGLPIAVVGILIAWFYLTKKAYPIRIGGMEGIANVVDEGLRELGPMRHSERRVLAIFGLVAGLWVLRGALAPYLSSFGLGGFSDTTVAILGAILLFIVPSHCEPGEPLLVWEDVREVPWGILLLFGGGLALASGIEASGLATWLAEGLGFLEGAPGILVILVLVAVVIFLTEVTSNTSTATIFVPVVAILATVVGLHPYTLMISVVTAASCAFMLPVATPPNAVVFASNYVTMNDMMRAGLRLNIAFIVLIALLGRFWLPVAWGI is encoded by the coding sequence ATGGCCCCCACCCCAAAAAAATCCCCATCTCCCTCCACGCTGCGCAGCGTCGGCCTCATCGCCGGCCCCGTGGTCTTTTTCCTGATCATGCTCGGACAGGGCATCGAAGGGCTCTCCGAGGCCGGCACCGCAGCCCTGGCCATCACGCTTCTCATGGCCATCTGGTGGCTCACCGAAGCCATTCCCATCTACGTCACCGCGCTCGTTCCGATCGTGCTCTTTCCGCTCACCGGGGTGCTGCCGGCGGCCGAAACCACGCTGAACTACGGCCACGAGCTCATCTACCTCTTTCTCGGCGGCTTTCTGCTCTCGATCGCCGTCGAAAAATGGCACCTGCACCGCCGTGTCGCCCTCTCCATCATCGCAAAAGTCGGCTTTGAGCCCGCTCGCCTGGTGCTCGGCTTTATGGTGGCCACCGGCTTTTTGTCGATGTGGATCAGCAACACCGCCAGCGCCATGATGATGGTCCCCATCGGGCTGGCCGTCGTCACCCAGGTCGCCGCGCTCACCGAACGCCACCAGCCCGAGATCGACACCAGCCCGGGAGGCTTTCATTTCGGCATGTCGCTGATGCTCGGCATCGCCTACTCGGCGTCGATCGGCGGCATCGCCACCATCATCGGAAGCCCCCCCAACGCCATTTTTGTGGGCTACGTCGACCGCGTCCATGGCACCACGATCTCGTTTCTGCAGTGGATGTACTACGGGCTCCCCATCGCCGTGGTGGGCATCCTCATCGCCTGGTTTTACCTGACCAAAAAAGCCTACCCCATCCGCATCGGCGGCATGGAGGGCATCGCCAACGTGGTCGACGAGGGGCTGCGCGAGCTTGGTCCCATGCGCCACTCTGAGCGCCGCGTGCTCGCCATCTTCGGGCTTGTCGCCGGCCTCTGGGTGCTGCGCGGTGCCCTGGCACCCTACCTGAGTTCCTTCGGGCTGGGCGGCTTCTCCGACACGACCGTGGCCATCCTGGGCGCCATCCTCCTCTTCATCGTTCCCTCCCACTGCGAGCCCGGCGAGCCCCTGCTCGTCTGGGAGGACGTGCGCGAGGTCCCCTGGGGCATTCTCCTGCTCTTCGGCGGCGGGCTCGCGCTGGCCAGCGGCATCGAGGCCAGCGGCCTTGCCACCTGGCTTGCTGAGGGCCTGGGCTTCTTAGAAGGCGCCCCGGGCATCCTCGTGATCCTGGTGCTCGTGGCCGTCGTCATCTTTTTGACCGAGGTCACCTCCAACACCTCCACGGCCACCATCTTTGTACCCGTGGTCGCCATCCTGGCCACCGTCGTGGGACTGCACCCCTACACCCTGATGATCTCGGTGGTCACCGCCGCCTCCTGCGCCTTCATGCTCCCGGTGGCCACCCCGCCCAACGCCGTGGTCTTCGCCTCAAACTACGTCACCATGAACGACATGATGCGCGCCGGCCTGCGCCTCAACATCGCCTTTATCGTGCTCATCGCCCTTCTCGGCCGCTTCTGGTTGCCGGTGGCCTGGGGAATTTAA
- a CDS encoding pirin family protein: protein MNWPTTDPFLFCAHHRDDYPEGNAQMGPAASLAGRHLGRDFDEEKSWRMYHGRSVPGFPRHPHRGFETVTVVRSGFLDHTDSMGATARYGAGDVQWLTAGAGIQHSEMFPLLRSDAPNPLELFQIWMNLPRADKMVDPHFTMLWNERIPRVIEHDAKGRISELTIAAGTFKDNRPPAPPPSSWATRQESDVAIWSIRMEAGARLELPEVNPGTLRSLYVHQGQGVTIAGRAIANKRRVEFEQPGPIILEGGSVEAEVLLLQGAPIGEPVAKRGPFVMNTQQEIRQAYADYQRTGFGGWSFHDNGPVHEVRKGRFALHADGTFDEPV from the coding sequence ATGAACTGGCCCACCACCGACCCCTTCCTTTTCTGCGCCCACCACCGCGACGACTACCCCGAGGGCAACGCTCAGATGGGCCCGGCCGCCTCACTGGCCGGTCGCCACCTGGGCCGAGATTTTGACGAGGAGAAATCCTGGCGGATGTACCATGGCAGGAGTGTGCCGGGCTTTCCGCGCCACCCCCACCGCGGCTTTGAAACCGTGACCGTGGTGCGATCGGGCTTTCTCGATCATACCGACTCCATGGGCGCTACCGCCCGCTACGGGGCGGGCGACGTGCAGTGGCTCACCGCGGGCGCCGGCATTCAACACTCCGAGATGTTCCCGCTGCTACGCAGCGATGCGCCCAACCCCCTGGAGCTCTTTCAGATCTGGATGAACCTGCCGCGCGCCGACAAGATGGTCGACCCGCACTTCACAATGCTCTGGAACGAGCGCATCCCCCGTGTCATCGAACACGACGCAAAAGGCCGCATCAGCGAGCTGACCATCGCCGCCGGCACCTTTAAAGACAACCGCCCTCCGGCGCCGCCCCCCTCCTCCTGGGCTACTCGCCAGGAGAGTGACGTGGCGATCTGGTCCATTCGTATGGAAGCCGGTGCCCGGCTTGAGCTCCCCGAGGTCAACCCCGGCACCCTGCGCTCCCTCTATGTGCATCAGGGACAGGGCGTGACCATCGCCGGCCGCGCCATCGCCAACAAACGTCGCGTGGAGTTCGAGCAACCCGGCCCCATCATCCTGGAAGGTGGCTCGGTCGAAGCCGAAGTGCTCCTTCTCCAGGGCGCGCCTATCGGGGAGCCGGTCGCCAAACGCGGCCCCTTTGTCATGAACACCCAGCAGGAGATCCGTCAGGCCTACGCCGACTACCAGCGCACAGGATTTGGCGGCTGGTCCTTCCATGACAACGGCCCGGTGCACGAGGTCAGGAAAGGCCGCTTTGCGCTTCACGCCGACGGCACCTTCGATGAACCCGTCTGA
- a CDS encoding acyl-CoA thioesterase: MVFPQQTNHYGTLFGGQALALMDKAAFIVASRYTRRTVVTACSERCDFHVPVRQGQLVELTARVVETGRTSVTVEVTLVAEDLLSGDRQPGTRGKFVMVALDAHGKPTRVPELESMASQVP; this comes from the coding sequence ATGGTCTTTCCGCAGCAGACCAACCACTACGGCACGCTCTTCGGGGGGCAGGCCCTGGCCCTGATGGATAAGGCGGCGTTTATCGTGGCCTCGCGCTACACGCGGCGCACGGTGGTGACGGCGTGCAGCGAGCGGTGTGATTTTCATGTGCCGGTGCGCCAGGGGCAGCTCGTGGAGCTGACGGCCCGGGTGGTGGAGACGGGCCGGACCTCGGTGACGGTGGAGGTGACGCTGGTGGCCGAGGATCTCTTAAGCGGCGATCGGCAGCCTGGCACCCGGGGCAAGTTCGTGATGGTGGCGCTCGATGCGCACGGAAAGCCCACGCGGGTGCCGGAGCTGGAGAGCATGGCGAGTCAGGTGCCCTGA
- a CDS encoding NAD(P)/FAD-dependent oxidoreductase encodes MSMIETNLDVLIIGGGPASLSAALYLGRARRRALVVDAGGPRHAPSAGVHNFLTREGVTPAGFRELAWADLQEFPTLSRVEARVVEMSHDGTRWSARTESGATLSARAVLLAVGVVDVHPDIPGYAERWAKSIHHCPFCHGWEVRDRPVAMVGKGDYARHMAPMLKNWTDDVIVLSHGEPFDEDTQKVLDALKVPFYASPIVGLEGEDGTLETILLQNGTRLARQGLFVKPGQRQHDLIHALGLPLKGDPLPCVEVDAMQRTSLPLLWAAGDCTTGFQQVLEAAASGARAAASIIMTLTFSTD; translated from the coding sequence ATGAGCATGATTGAAACCAACCTGGACGTTCTGATCATCGGCGGCGGGCCGGCGAGTTTAAGCGCCGCGCTTTATCTGGGGCGCGCGCGCAGGCGTGCGCTTGTGGTCGATGCCGGTGGCCCACGGCACGCGCCCTCAGCAGGGGTGCACAATTTTTTGACGCGGGAGGGTGTGACCCCGGCGGGATTTCGGGAGCTGGCCTGGGCCGATCTTCAGGAGTTTCCGACGCTCTCGCGCGTTGAGGCCCGCGTGGTCGAGATGAGCCACGACGGCACCCGCTGGAGCGCCCGCACCGAGAGCGGCGCTACGCTCAGCGCCCGCGCCGTGCTGCTGGCTGTGGGCGTGGTCGACGTTCACCCGGACATCCCGGGCTACGCCGAGCGCTGGGCCAAAAGCATTCACCACTGCCCCTTCTGCCACGGCTGGGAGGTGCGCGACAGGCCGGTGGCCATGGTCGGCAAGGGCGACTACGCCCGCCACATGGCCCCGATGCTCAAAAACTGGACCGACGACGTGATCGTGCTCTCCCACGGAGAGCCCTTTGATGAGGACACCCAAAAGGTGCTCGACGCGCTGAAGGTTCCCTTCTACGCGAGCCCGATCGTGGGGCTGGAGGGGGAGGATGGCACGCTGGAAACCATCCTGCTTCAAAACGGCACTCGCCTCGCTCGCCAGGGGCTTTTTGTGAAACCCGGGCAACGCCAGCACGATCTCATCCATGCGCTGGGCCTGCCTTTGAAGGGCGACCCGCTCCCATGCGTCGAGGTCGACGCGATGCAACGCACCTCGCTTCCCCTGCTCTGGGCGGCCGGCGACTGCACCACGGGCTTCCAGCAGGTGCTTGAGGCGGCGGCCTCCGGCGCCCGGGCGGCAGCCTCGATCATCATGACCCTGACCTTCTCCACCGACTGA
- a CDS encoding di-heme oxidoredictase family protein yields MKRLARMGAVWSSALGLMACDVLVPGEPDAAHIFDAPIDGLTPAQTRLFVMGDEEFSRSFSFSEGLGPIFNAPSCDSCHPGEGPGHPEFGFFRFGRYDAEGHFDAMLNEGGPQLQDRAIPGYEPEVLPARDDIVFTRLLAPSITGLGLLESVDDATLLALADPEDEDGDGISGRIAWIEATARLDAMAGLAERGGGTRIQRHDRGYIGRFGLKASSITLLHQTVTAYHQDMGLTSDFARVDPINVQVGDASADLVPDPELGSGTLTAVTHYLRTLRPPLRRNVDDPDVVAGEAIFETIACASCHVPSLTTGTSTIAALSEVAFAPYTDLLLHDMGPELDDGYTEGGAQSREWRTAPLWGLGLAADFQGGQGFYLHDGRARSVHEAIEHHGGEAAASRQRYRELSATERAQILAFLESL; encoded by the coding sequence ATGAAGAGACTGGCAAGAATGGGGGCGGTGTGGAGCTCTGCGCTGGGCCTGATGGCCTGTGATGTGCTGGTGCCCGGTGAGCCCGACGCGGCGCATATCTTTGACGCGCCGATCGATGGGTTGACCCCGGCGCAGACCCGGCTTTTTGTGATGGGAGACGAGGAGTTTTCGCGCAGCTTTAGCTTCTCGGAAGGGCTGGGGCCGATTTTTAACGCCCCCTCCTGCGACTCCTGCCACCCGGGAGAGGGGCCGGGGCACCCGGAGTTCGGGTTCTTTCGCTTTGGCCGCTACGACGCCGAGGGGCACTTCGACGCGATGCTCAACGAGGGCGGCCCGCAGCTTCAGGACCGGGCGATTCCCGGCTACGAGCCCGAAGTGCTCCCGGCGAGAGACGACATCGTGTTCACCCGTCTGCTCGCGCCCTCGATCACGGGGCTGGGGCTTTTGGAATCGGTGGATGACGCCACGCTCCTGGCGCTGGCCGACCCGGAGGATGAGGACGGCGACGGGATTTCGGGGCGGATCGCCTGGATCGAAGCCACCGCTCGTCTCGATGCGATGGCGGGGCTGGCCGAGCGGGGCGGCGGCACCCGGATTCAGCGCCATGACCGGGGCTACATCGGTCGCTTCGGACTCAAAGCCTCGTCGATCACGCTCTTGCACCAGACGGTCACGGCCTATCACCAGGACATGGGGCTGACCTCGGACTTTGCGAGGGTGGATCCGATCAATGTTCAGGTGGGGGATGCCAGCGCGGACCTGGTGCCGGATCCGGAGCTGGGCTCGGGGACGCTGACGGCGGTGACCCACTATCTGCGTACGCTGCGGCCGCCGCTGCGTCGTAACGTCGACGACCCGGATGTGGTGGCCGGGGAGGCGATCTTTGAGACGATCGCCTGTGCGAGCTGCCATGTGCCGAGCCTGACGACGGGCACGTCGACGATTGCAGCGCTCTCGGAGGTGGCGTTTGCCCCCTACACCGACCTGCTCCTGCATGACATGGGGCCGGAGCTCGACGATGGCTACACCGAGGGCGGGGCGCAGAGCAGGGAGTGGCGTACCGCGCCTTTGTGGGGCCTGGGGCTGGCCGCGGATTTCCAGGGTGGGCAGGGTTTTTATCTGCATGACGGTCGCGCCCGCTCGGTGCATGAGGCCATTGAGCATCACGGTGGCGAGGCGGCGGCCAGCCGGCAGCGCTACCGCGAGTTGAGCGCCACCGAGCGCGCCCAAATCCTGGCCTTCCTGGAGTCTTTATGA
- a CDS encoding DUF2357 domain-containing protein, translating to MSYAELEIRDGRGVVRGVFRLHVLPHSKAPADTALLVDLRAAPAGLEVEHGVEPVQVLEGREYRYEIELLDGEGAIKTDRPEVFFPDKNQGETGRFRPGLRTGTMPIKVLANDVEVGSIALEVRSRKFDYLKHYRWMLRDLAEIMAEVVMERFAAAEQRFAVDDQRDAVTLYQRFVLLQSLLRDDHLRGALHHLLARPYVSWTSEDEVRATQRGVPSTSAGVRQLSRPGARVAWPGGALPSIPRTIRATRTFSSHDNAPNRFVKFALTRWRDVVGHIHDVLRQVTKPSAPIQRGIVETGALLDELDALLAEELFREVGPLKHFPASNQVLQKRAGYRAVFQAYVQFELASKISWAADDVYGAGQRDIATLYEYWVFLQLVQVVADLCDTRIDRSALLTVDDDGLSVGLRNKTKLAFDGTATGRSGRRMRLELHFNRSFTQKTGSWTRTMRPDCSLRIQPVEGDALAGDIWLHFDAKYRIEVLREILGDEDEEFDVGDEDVVEETSIRSGAKRDDLLKMHAYRDAIRRSAGAYVLYPGTTADRIREYSEILPGLGAFPLSPTDTGSIRGAPELRSFIQEVIDHASNQLTQHERGRFWRAESYTSGRAINEAPKLPVASFLTRPPADTLVLLGYVKNEAHLAWILEQRLYNLRADPERDGRVGLGSRELASDLVVLYGPALSTARILHVAGEPRILDRPAMLELGYPNPRGSRYFALSLEPVDAGAWEALLDEGLVAAFAKNLSPNLPTGAPRTTTWHHLATQATSH from the coding sequence ATGTCATACGCGGAGCTCGAGATTCGTGATGGCCGTGGTGTAGTGCGCGGTGTGTTTCGCCTCCATGTGTTGCCGCATAGCAAAGCGCCTGCGGATACCGCGTTGCTTGTGGATCTGCGTGCTGCGCCGGCCGGTCTTGAGGTCGAGCATGGCGTCGAGCCGGTGCAGGTTTTGGAGGGGAGGGAGTATCGCTACGAGATCGAGCTTTTGGATGGTGAAGGGGCCATTAAAACGGACCGCCCCGAGGTGTTTTTTCCCGATAAGAATCAGGGCGAAACCGGGCGTTTTCGCCCCGGTCTTCGCACGGGAACGATGCCGATCAAGGTGCTCGCTAATGATGTCGAAGTGGGCTCCATCGCGCTGGAAGTGCGCTCTCGCAAGTTCGATTACCTCAAGCATTACCGCTGGATGCTCCGCGATCTGGCCGAGATCATGGCCGAGGTGGTCATGGAGCGCTTCGCCGCCGCTGAGCAGCGTTTCGCGGTCGACGATCAGCGAGACGCGGTGACCCTCTACCAGCGTTTTGTGCTCCTCCAGAGTCTCCTGCGCGACGACCACCTCCGGGGGGCGCTCCACCACCTCCTCGCTCGCCCCTACGTGAGCTGGACGAGCGAGGATGAGGTTCGCGCGACGCAGCGGGGTGTGCCGAGCACGTCGGCGGGCGTTCGCCAACTCAGTCGCCCCGGCGCGCGAGTTGCCTGGCCAGGTGGGGCGCTACCAAGCATTCCGCGCACCATCCGGGCCACCCGTACCTTCTCGTCGCACGACAACGCGCCGAATCGTTTTGTGAAATTCGCGCTGACCCGCTGGCGAGATGTCGTCGGGCATATTCACGACGTGCTTCGCCAGGTCACCAAACCAAGCGCCCCGATTCAACGAGGCATTGTTGAGACCGGCGCGCTCCTCGACGAACTGGACGCCTTGCTCGCCGAGGAGCTTTTTCGGGAGGTAGGTCCCCTGAAGCACTTCCCGGCGAGCAACCAGGTCTTGCAGAAGCGCGCGGGCTACCGCGCTGTGTTCCAGGCCTATGTGCAGTTTGAACTCGCCAGCAAAATTTCCTGGGCGGCCGATGACGTCTACGGGGCGGGGCAGCGCGATATCGCGACCCTCTATGAATACTGGGTGTTTCTGCAGCTCGTGCAGGTGGTTGCCGACCTTTGCGACACGCGCATCGACCGGAGCGCGCTGCTCACCGTGGATGACGACGGGTTGAGTGTAGGGCTTCGCAACAAAACCAAGTTGGCGTTTGACGGAACGGCCACCGGGAGAAGCGGACGGCGCATGCGCCTAGAGCTGCATTTCAACCGCTCCTTCACGCAAAAGACTGGGTCGTGGACACGCACCATGCGTCCAGATTGCTCCCTGCGAATTCAACCTGTTGAGGGTGACGCGTTGGCGGGTGATATTTGGCTTCATTTCGACGCGAAGTATCGCATCGAGGTTCTCCGCGAGATTCTTGGTGATGAGGACGAGGAGTTCGACGTAGGCGATGAGGACGTCGTCGAGGAGACGTCGATCAGGAGCGGCGCCAAGCGCGACGACCTCTTAAAAATGCACGCCTACCGCGACGCCATCCGCCGCTCGGCGGGCGCCTATGTGCTCTATCCCGGGACGACCGCCGATCGGATTCGGGAGTACAGCGAGATTCTCCCCGGTCTGGGAGCCTTTCCCCTCTCCCCGACGGATACCGGCTCAATCCGTGGTGCGCCGGAGCTTCGATCGTTCATTCAAGAGGTCATCGATCACGCCTCAAACCAACTCACCCAGCATGAGCGTGGGCGGTTTTGGCGCGCAGAGTCGTACACCTCCGGCAGGGCGATAAACGAAGCTCCCAAGCTGCCCGTGGCCTCCTTTCTCACTCGCCCTCCCGCCGACACCCTCGTCCTCCTCGGCTATGTCAAAAACGAGGCACACCTGGCGTGGATTCTTGAGCAGCGGCTCTACAACCTCCGCGCCGACCCGGAGCGCGATGGGCGGGTCGGGCTGGGCTCCCGAGAGCTCGCCAGCGATCTTGTCGTCCTCTATGGACCGGCGCTTTCTACCGCTCGAATCCTTCACGTTGCGGGCGAACCCCGCATCCTCGACCGCCCCGCCATGTTGGAGCTCGGGTACCCCAACCCACGGGGTTCACGCTATTTCGCGCTCTCGCTGGAACCTGTAGACGCCGGCGCCTGGGAGGCACTTCTCGACGAGGGGCTGGTGGCGGCCTTTGCTAAAAACCTCTCGCCCAACCTCCCCACCGGCGCGCCCCGCACCACCACCTGGCACCACCTCGCCACCCAGGCCACCTCGCACTAA
- a CDS encoding AraC family transcriptional regulator, whose product MPTTQPLLHSALEGHKTLVVRHSTGPCSRAPGVARVVHDHASLNLVVKGELRVWQGANYRVREGEFFLVPQGAPHAPLGAPEVDRGVGESWMLAFCPFCFAPHSPGLITAAFDDVAAGACAVRRVDRQRLPGVIELFSRLSTELDEQAPHHELATLGLVALLMTEVQRAAPRSGLTSTMTTPPLVTETLAYIERLASEPISLKEVARAMGKSPAYLTTLVREHTGATVMEWLTRARLSRARQLLLHSDEHVEIIAERVGYASASYFHRVFKEAHQMSPGEWRRVHG is encoded by the coding sequence ATGCCCACCACTCAGCCCCTTCTGCACTCCGCGTTGGAGGGTCATAAAACGCTCGTCGTCCGTCACAGCACCGGACCCTGCTCGCGGGCTCCGGGCGTGGCGAGGGTCGTGCATGACCACGCCAGCCTGAATCTGGTGGTGAAAGGAGAGCTGCGCGTCTGGCAGGGCGCCAACTACCGGGTGCGCGAAGGTGAGTTCTTCCTCGTGCCCCAGGGCGCCCCCCACGCGCCGCTCGGAGCGCCGGAGGTCGACCGGGGCGTGGGCGAATCCTGGATGCTCGCGTTCTGCCCCTTCTGCTTTGCCCCCCACAGCCCGGGCCTGATCACCGCCGCCTTTGACGATGTCGCCGCCGGGGCATGTGCGGTACGCCGCGTCGATCGGCAGCGCCTGCCGGGCGTGATTGAGCTTTTTTCGCGCTTGAGCACGGAGCTGGATGAGCAGGCCCCCCACCACGAGCTCGCCACCCTGGGCCTGGTGGCGCTGCTCATGACCGAGGTCCAGCGCGCCGCCCCGCGCTCCGGTCTGACGAGCACAATGACCACCCCACCGCTCGTCACCGAAACGCTGGCCTACATCGAGCGCCTCGCCAGCGAGCCGATCTCCTTAAAAGAGGTCGCCCGCGCGATGGGCAAATCGCCGGCGTATTTAACGACGCTGGTTCGAGAACACACCGGCGCGACGGTGATGGAGTGGCTGACCCGGGCGCGTTTGTCGCGCGCCCGCCAGCTCCTGCTCCACAGCGACGAGCATGTGGAGATCATCGCGGAGCGTGTGGGGTATGCGAGCGCGTCGTACTTCCACCGGGTGTTCAAAGAGGCGCATCAGATGAGTCCGGGGGAGTGGCGGCGGGTGCATGGGTGA
- a CDS encoding ubiquinol-cytochrome c reductase iron-sulfur subunit has product MSATHPTRRTFIKTLCLGALGCTAACSALPRYLLEQPPGDEGMRVPLSAFGEEGRLVVVSADGASSYLISHHGEDFVAVELVCTHRGCGLQVRAQELHCPCHGSRFSPGGEVLEGPARRPLKTLNVTRKGDELHLES; this is encoded by the coding sequence ATGAGCGCCACCCACCCCACTCGTCGCACCTTTATCAAAACGCTCTGTCTGGGGGCGCTGGGGTGTACGGCCGCCTGTTCGGCGCTGCCCCGCTACCTGCTGGAGCAACCCCCGGGAGATGAGGGGATGCGGGTGCCGCTGTCGGCGTTTGGCGAGGAGGGGCGCCTGGTGGTGGTGTCGGCCGACGGGGCCTCAAGCTACCTGATCTCGCACCATGGCGAGGACTTTGTGGCCGTGGAGCTCGTCTGCACCCATCGGGGCTGCGGGCTCCAGGTGCGAGCGCAGGAGCTGCATTGCCCCTGTCACGGCAGCCGCTTCTCGCCAGGGGGGGAGGTCCTGGAGGGGCCGGCTCGACGTCCTTTAAAAACACTGAACGTCACCCGGAAAGGGGACGAGCTACACCTTGAGAGTTGA